AGAACGTGCCTTGAAAAATTACTTGAAGGATGATGAACTGCCAGTTTCTTGTAGTGATGAACAGCATGATGGAGGAGAACAATGATGAATTTACGTCAGAGCTATATCCTTTTGCAAGACTTGAAGTTTCATGCCTTTCATGGTGTTTTGCCACAGGAAAGGAAAACGGGTAATGATTATCTTGTAAGTTTACGTATCAAATATGATGTTACGAATGCATTGACGAGTGATGATGTCAATGATACCTTGAACTATGCAGAGGTTTATCAGTTGGTTTCCCAGGAGA
This is a stretch of genomic DNA from Segatella hominis. It encodes these proteins:
- the folB gene encoding dihydroneopterin aldolase, which gives rise to MNLRQSYILLQDLKFHAFHGVLPQERKTGNDYLVSLRIKYDVTNALTSDDVNDTLNYAEVYQLVSQEMSVPSQLIERVGGRIGDRLFRRFPTIEEIHLKIIKQNPPMGADCEGAGVEFLFERSLNK